The Maridesulfovibrio ferrireducens genome has a segment encoding these proteins:
- a CDS encoding molybdenum cofactor biosynthesis protein MoaE yields MDISKKISELKQDPEFAKNVGMILVHNGIVRGWSRGSREEVSGIEIKADHEKIEQLRAEYEKSPGIYKIVVEAHEGTFKPGDDVLFIIVAGDIRENVKACLATMLDRVKSEAFTKKEIMA; encoded by the coding sequence ATGGACATTTCGAAAAAAATTTCTGAACTTAAACAAGACCCCGAATTTGCTAAAAACGTTGGAATGATTCTGGTTCACAACGGAATTGTCCGCGGCTGGTCCCGCGGTTCACGCGAGGAAGTTTCCGGAATCGAAATCAAAGCTGACCATGAAAAAATTGAACAGCTCCGCGCTGAATACGAAAAATCACCGGGTATCTATAAAATTGTCGTCGAAGCACATGAAGGAACATTTAAACCCGGCGATGATGTTCTTTTCATTATCGTTGCCGGTGATATTCGTGAAAATGTTAAAGCCTGTCTTGCAACAATGCTCGACAGAGTAAAATCCGAAGCTTTCACCAAAAAAGAAATAATGGCCTAA
- a CDS encoding methyltransferase, with the protein MNNIALKPEASFDELLAAARNKFGAIKFESVKIGGKELEIAQVVDMPAYLDSLIDKIRGGKKIELPLWAKIWPSSMVLGVYLLKFKPVEKATFLEVGAGGGICGLLAASRGYNVVLSDVDDDALLFCRLNAVRNNLDDKISVKKIDFCSDEMNEKFNYIIGSEVLYQENIQIPFYHFIEKHLSKDDGSETLLAMDKKRSGRLFFEEAQKNYRLMRQEVSFAGNETEGKTLISLVRMGAL; encoded by the coding sequence TTGAATAATATAGCTTTAAAGCCCGAGGCTTCATTTGATGAGTTACTTGCGGCTGCCCGTAATAAATTTGGTGCAATAAAATTTGAGTCTGTTAAAATTGGTGGGAAAGAACTCGAGATTGCTCAAGTTGTCGATATGCCCGCTTATTTAGATAGTTTAATTGATAAGATCAGAGGCGGTAAAAAAATAGAGTTGCCATTGTGGGCTAAGATTTGGCCTTCCTCGATGGTCCTTGGCGTTTATCTCCTTAAATTTAAGCCTGTTGAAAAGGCTACTTTTCTTGAGGTCGGAGCAGGCGGAGGTATTTGCGGACTTTTAGCTGCCAGCAGAGGGTATAATGTCGTACTGTCAGATGTTGATGACGATGCGTTGCTTTTTTGTCGCCTGAATGCTGTGCGCAATAATCTGGATGATAAAATTTCAGTTAAAAAAATAGATTTTTGCAGCGATGAAATGAATGAAAAGTTCAATTATATCATAGGTAGCGAAGTTCTTTATCAGGAAAATATTCAAATTCCTTTTTATCATTTTATAGAGAAGCACCTCAGTAAAGATGATGGCTCGGAAACTCTTCTTGCGATGGATAAGAAGCGCTCCGGCCGACTCTTTTTTGAAGAAGCCCAAAAAAATTATCGCCTCATGCGGCAGGAAGTTTCTTTTGCCGGAAATGAGACTGAAGGTAAAACCCTTATTTCTCTTGTAAGAATGGGAGCACTCTAA
- a CDS encoding glycosyltransferase family A protein, whose product MSVDKNNSVPEISVIIPTYNRSELLCRALRSALVQSFTDFECLIVNDGSTDDTVQVLTEFTDVRMRVLFQENRGVSAARNFAIKESKGKYIALLDSDDEWLPKKLEMQLAFMKSEELDISQTNEIWVRNEKRVNQSKKYVKPEGMFFDKSLETCLISPSCAMFSKKFWDSVGPFDENMPACEDYDLWIRSGFKFPVGLLEDRLTIKYGGRPDQLTNSVGCFDLYRIYSIIKLLHSNELSLDELELAKVELQRKVSYFVGGCRKRGKLEQAEKVEQMVKNVLEGQSVSPADILPDQIISV is encoded by the coding sequence ATGTCGGTTGATAAAAATAATTCGGTTCCTGAAATTTCTGTTATTATACCAACTTACAATAGGTCGGAACTGCTTTGCCGTGCTCTTCGTTCCGCTTTAGTACAGAGCTTCACTGATTTTGAGTGTTTGATAGTGAATGATGGTTCGACGGATGATACGGTGCAGGTGCTTACAGAATTTACTGATGTGCGGATGAGAGTCTTGTTTCAAGAAAATAGAGGCGTTTCCGCAGCACGTAATTTTGCTATAAAGGAATCAAAAGGAAAGTATATAGCTTTGCTTGATTCTGACGATGAGTGGTTGCCTAAAAAACTTGAAATGCAGCTTGCATTTATGAAGTCTGAAGAATTAGATATAAGTCAGACTAATGAAATTTGGGTGCGCAATGAAAAGCGGGTGAATCAAAGTAAAAAATATGTGAAACCTGAAGGCATGTTTTTTGATAAGTCTCTTGAAACGTGTTTAATCAGCCCGTCATGTGCTATGTTCAGCAAGAAGTTTTGGGATAGCGTCGGCCCGTTTGATGAGAATATGCCTGCTTGTGAAGATTATGATCTTTGGATCAGGTCCGGGTTTAAATTTCCGGTCGGTCTGTTGGAAGATCGGTTGACCATTAAGTATGGAGGACGCCCCGATCAACTCACGAACAGTGTCGGCTGTTTTGATTTATACAGAATTTATTCTATTATAAAATTGCTGCACAGCAATGAGTTGAGTCTGGACGAGCTTGAACTGGCGAAAGTAGAATTGCAGCGCAAAGTTAGTTATTTTGTGGGCGGATGCAGGAAGCGCGGAAAGTTGGAGCAGGCTGAGAAGGTTGAACAAATGGTAAAAAATGTTTTAGAAGGGCAGAGTGTAAGTCCAGCAGATATTCTTCCTGATCAAATAATATCTGTTTAA
- the dksA gene encoding RNA polymerase-binding protein DksA, translated as MDQKELAFFRDALNKNLDEILQKGQETIEDMTESGETYADPADRATAESDRAFTLRLRDRERKLIKKIQKAIKRIDDGDFGYCVACGDDISIARLKARPVTTLCIACKSKQEEEEQNRGE; from the coding sequence ATGGACCAGAAAGAATTAGCATTTTTCCGCGATGCCCTGAATAAAAATCTTGATGAGATTCTACAAAAAGGACAGGAAACGATTGAAGACATGACAGAGTCCGGTGAAACTTACGCCGACCCTGCTGATCGTGCTACAGCTGAATCCGACAGAGCTTTTACTTTGCGACTACGAGACAGAGAACGTAAATTGATCAAAAAAATTCAAAAAGCGATCAAGCGCATCGATGACGGGGACTTCGGTTACTGTGTTGCATGCGGCGATGACATCTCAATTGCTCGCCTTAAAGCACGACCTGTAACAACCCTTTGCATTGCATGCAAAAGCAAACAGGAAGAGGAAGAACAAAATCGGGGAGAGTAA
- the rpmE gene encoding 50S ribosomal protein L31 produces MKKDIHPKLYKATVRCYCGYESDVYSTLGEEVSTEICSNCHPFYTGKQRFIDAAGRIDRFKKKFGDFNAADKVKGN; encoded by the coding sequence ATGAAAAAAGATATCCATCCTAAACTTTACAAGGCAACTGTCCGCTGTTATTGCGGATATGAGTCTGATGTTTATTCTACACTGGGTGAAGAGGTTAGTACTGAAATTTGTTCAAACTGCCATCCTTTTTACACAGGTAAACAGCGTTTCATCGATGCAGCTGGTCGTATTGACCGCTTCAAGAAAAAATTCGGTGATTTCAACGCTGCTGACAAAGTTAAAGGCAATTAG
- a CDS encoding NFACT RNA binding domain-containing protein, translating into MDAHFFHALVLELEKNLNGRRVEKIFAPADGVWTLALQSTGGKEFLLFRPAKSVGLFFLSKVKPLNPANPTATVMWLRKRLSGRRIFEAHHDWTNLRVAFSLSPGREPSKYRFLLFDIKKGISLIHELPQDFGLPVFWPSYADIQDTAEIWKEFPHISPPLRKALKKLTPPEAQKLLDTLKNGAANTFYLSTDGKNELSPPRLWPDENSNQQIFSSAIEASSVYGEKVLFPTMERLENSEDKNALKSSKKKFKKIMSRIEEEEDRLRKLLSRKIEAEALQAEMYRLKPLRELDKVTVTHPEHGKMVVKLDPTLTPAENMTKIFKLSAKAQRGLKHMERRRGEVETQQEEFLHANLMPPSSKDRQKTSLEIPKKYKDIAVALFVSSDGFLMIRGKNSKANHDLLSKAASVFDYWFHVEGGPGSHVILKRDHPGQEIPETTFKEAATLAALKSYRCDDSKADIMCALVKDVRKRKGAAPGQVVVDNVSRTLHVKVDHSLEESLAKK; encoded by the coding sequence ATGGACGCGCACTTCTTTCATGCCCTTGTACTCGAACTTGAGAAAAATCTTAATGGGCGAAGGGTTGAAAAAATATTTGCTCCCGCAGACGGGGTATGGACACTTGCGCTCCAATCTACGGGTGGAAAAGAATTCTTATTATTCAGGCCCGCCAAATCGGTGGGCCTTTTTTTTCTTTCAAAGGTAAAGCCGCTTAACCCGGCAAACCCTACCGCCACTGTAATGTGGCTTCGAAAAAGACTTTCAGGACGAAGGATTTTTGAAGCCCACCACGACTGGACCAACCTGCGTGTCGCATTTTCCCTTTCTCCGGGAAGAGAACCCAGCAAATACAGGTTCCTTTTATTTGATATAAAAAAGGGAATATCCCTGATTCACGAATTACCCCAAGACTTCGGCCTTCCTGTCTTTTGGCCTTCTTATGCTGACATTCAGGACACTGCAGAAATCTGGAAAGAATTCCCGCATATTTCGCCCCCTCTTCGCAAGGCACTAAAAAAACTCACACCTCCAGAAGCTCAAAAATTGCTTGATACTCTGAAAAACGGTGCGGCTAATACTTTTTACCTTTCAACTGACGGTAAAAACGAATTATCCCCTCCACGCCTCTGGCCGGACGAAAACTCAAACCAGCAAATATTTTCATCAGCAATAGAAGCCTCTTCAGTATATGGAGAAAAAGTTTTATTCCCCACAATGGAACGGCTCGAAAACTCTGAAGATAAAAATGCTCTTAAGTCCAGTAAAAAGAAATTCAAAAAAATAATGAGTAGAATTGAAGAAGAAGAGGACAGGCTCCGCAAACTTTTAAGCAGAAAAATCGAAGCAGAAGCTCTTCAAGCTGAGATGTACCGCCTTAAACCGCTAAGAGAACTTGATAAGGTTACTGTCACACATCCTGAGCACGGAAAAATGGTCGTGAAGCTCGATCCTACTCTGACTCCGGCAGAAAACATGACTAAAATTTTCAAGCTTTCAGCCAAGGCTCAAAGGGGCCTCAAACATATGGAGCGGCGGAGAGGTGAAGTTGAAACTCAGCAGGAAGAATTCCTTCACGCCAATTTAATGCCACCGTCAAGCAAAGACAGGCAAAAAACTAGCCTTGAAATTCCTAAAAAATATAAAGATATCGCTGTTGCTCTCTTTGTTTCCTCAGATGGATTTCTCATGATCAGGGGTAAAAACAGCAAAGCAAACCATGACCTGCTCAGCAAGGCGGCATCTGTTTTCGACTACTGGTTTCATGTAGAAGGCGGGCCTGGATCACATGTTATATTGAAAAGAGATCATCCCGGCCAGGAAATACCGGAAACAACATTCAAAGAAGCCGCAACGCTTGCAGCGCTTAAAAGTTACCGATGCGATGACTCAAAAGCGGATATAATGTGCGCGCTGGTTAAAGATGTTCGTAAAAGAAAAGGAGCTGCTCCGGGACAGGTAGTAGTCGACAATGTAAGCCGAACTCTGCACGTAAAAGTAGACCATTCGCTTGAAGAGTCTCTGGCGAAAAAATAA
- a CDS encoding M48 family metallopeptidase yields MYQIASLFENLPVVSHSRMVNRGYGVWMVWGGTLDDSVSRSMSDFGGMLMKEGTNQAFWFFFSDDVFRVLARLQIWSKLNPMPVFTQLMPTTLLVDYNLNLSLNVSDEFTNQETALPTEFEVLIHPQLSAEVKTISGLNLEEERSPSGLSKSGWLKLIPDQGLGYESLQSWYFILIPVGNPSDKAFIKGWRSFLSEIQVLLQRLGVQYITSEVRVILPIKSLSLLRTFLKDLLVLINRVRNQEGEDISYWPSVMALVPQKGMSFNEEVVRKVNLDWDKLTPDCPHLRYRDAYLLGKDFAVNEVRFGSEQESLEGWCHVSLKKGVEDSGSDSIEVTISRRVSIGEHDDCFYCGMKNHIPSECPSRTLQGVDPNVWKQLAAIDSEKFTEGFQNIDVGMQGKEDVVAEFKKILQGGSSYENIIGKALFSINSVSQLRTLYLVWRSRGKEWPNGITEQGPEEGELIWSAFESLVSGDLNDAEILVKNAMIRFSRGYQPRALMGFIQLEMNEPEQAEFYWQEAERLSFSPLQQAYFIYLQARLQEVSGEFGAASTSYKKAFGICSNWLEPQYRRAICMVKMGFSEQAVSYFKDIISKDPNYFNRIVIDPELDRGRLIILQSLGELWETAEAEAKQVASGIDSLTSDISQWFEEGHEFAEDAEKFMERMGRLAKIKNYVAFRHLISGVETLTSEIEKRVEYEIKVINKKVDFFREHLKEIRGEASWFPFPKLLTEFYADFNYCATKIYWIKSQHLNVAETFRKTQKYLLQIEDRLKKLKNRLVTLRVVRDSTLFIMLLGRNFIWLEVIFLGLALLCIPLLIYYSTNVQSNFLIDMIIRQKWEFQKGMILILSILALALSAFKAAVVFEKRKRELFASGEDKRGEDKKGKDKKGKGK; encoded by the coding sequence TTGTATCAGATTGCCAGCTTATTTGAAAATCTTCCCGTTGTCAGCCATTCTCGTATGGTTAATCGCGGTTACGGCGTATGGATGGTGTGGGGAGGTACTCTCGACGACTCTGTTTCGCGTAGTATGAGTGATTTTGGCGGGATGCTCATGAAGGAAGGAACAAATCAGGCTTTCTGGTTCTTTTTCAGTGATGACGTATTCCGGGTGCTGGCGCGTTTGCAGATATGGTCAAAACTTAATCCAATGCCTGTCTTTACCCAGTTAATGCCGACCACTTTGCTCGTAGATTATAATTTAAATCTTTCATTGAATGTTTCGGATGAATTTACGAATCAAGAGACTGCACTGCCTACTGAGTTTGAAGTATTGATTCATCCACAGTTAAGTGCTGAGGTTAAGACTATTTCCGGTTTAAACCTTGAAGAGGAAAGATCTCCAAGTGGTCTATCAAAGTCGGGCTGGCTTAAATTAATACCTGATCAAGGGCTTGGGTATGAGTCTCTTCAGAGTTGGTATTTTATTTTAATTCCTGTGGGAAATCCTTCGGATAAGGCTTTTATCAAAGGATGGAGATCTTTTTTATCTGAAATACAAGTGTTGTTACAAAGACTCGGAGTTCAATATATTACTTCTGAAGTGCGGGTTATACTTCCTATTAAGTCTTTGTCTTTGCTTAGAACTTTTCTGAAAGATCTTTTGGTTCTTATAAACAGAGTCAGAAATCAGGAAGGAGAGGACATCAGTTACTGGCCATCTGTTATGGCTCTTGTTCCTCAGAAAGGGATGAGCTTTAATGAAGAAGTTGTACGAAAGGTTAATCTTGATTGGGATAAGCTTACTCCTGATTGCCCACATTTAAGATATCGGGATGCCTACCTTCTTGGGAAGGATTTTGCTGTTAATGAAGTAAGATTCGGAAGTGAGCAGGAAAGCTTGGAAGGATGGTGTCATGTAAGCCTTAAAAAAGGTGTTGAAGATAGTGGGTCAGACTCTATTGAAGTGACTATCTCCCGTAGAGTCTCTATCGGTGAACATGACGATTGTTTTTATTGCGGGATGAAAAATCATATTCCATCGGAGTGTCCGAGTAGAACATTGCAAGGAGTCGATCCAAATGTTTGGAAGCAGCTTGCAGCGATAGATAGTGAAAAATTTACGGAAGGTTTTCAGAATATTGATGTCGGTATGCAGGGTAAAGAAGATGTTGTTGCAGAATTTAAAAAAATTCTACAAGGCGGGAGCAGTTATGAAAATATAATCGGTAAAGCTCTTTTTTCCATCAATTCGGTCTCTCAGTTACGTACATTATATTTGGTCTGGCGTTCCCGGGGAAAAGAATGGCCTAACGGGATAACTGAGCAAGGCCCGGAAGAAGGGGAATTGATCTGGTCAGCTTTTGAATCATTAGTCAGCGGAGACTTAAACGATGCTGAAATTCTGGTAAAAAATGCTATGATTCGATTCAGTCGCGGTTATCAACCCCGAGCTTTAATGGGGTTTATTCAGCTGGAAATGAACGAGCCTGAGCAGGCAGAGTTTTATTGGCAGGAAGCTGAAAGGTTAAGCTTTTCTCCTTTGCAACAAGCTTATTTCATATACTTACAGGCTCGACTACAAGAAGTATCCGGTGAATTCGGGGCAGCAAGCACATCTTATAAAAAAGCTTTTGGTATTTGTTCTAACTGGCTGGAACCTCAATATCGCAGAGCAATCTGTATGGTTAAAATGGGTTTTTCAGAGCAGGCTGTTAGTTATTTTAAAGACATTATTTCGAAAGATCCTAATTATTTTAATAGAATAGTGATTGACCCTGAGCTCGACCGGGGTAGGTTGATTATTTTGCAATCTCTTGGAGAATTATGGGAAACAGCCGAGGCCGAGGCAAAACAAGTTGCCTCCGGGATTGATTCTCTTACCTCTGACATATCTCAATGGTTTGAGGAAGGTCATGAGTTCGCTGAGGATGCCGAAAAGTTTATGGAGAGAATGGGCCGCCTTGCTAAAATTAAAAATTATGTGGCTTTTAGGCATCTTATCTCCGGAGTTGAGACTCTTACCAGTGAAATTGAAAAAAGGGTTGAGTACGAAATTAAAGTTATTAATAAGAAAGTTGATTTTTTCAGAGAGCATCTTAAAGAAATTCGCGGAGAAGCGTCATGGTTTCCGTTCCCTAAATTGCTTACGGAATTTTATGCGGATTTTAATTATTGCGCTACAAAGATTTATTGGATCAAGTCACAGCATTTAAATGTGGCCGAAACTTTCAGAAAAACTCAGAAATATCTTCTTCAGATTGAAGATAGACTTAAAAAACTAAAAAACAGATTGGTTACTCTGCGAGTTGTGCGGGATTCAACTCTTTTCATCATGCTGCTTGGCAGGAATTTTATATGGCTTGAAGTTATTTTTTTAGGTCTGGCATTGCTTTGTATTCCTTTGCTTATTTATTATTCGACCAATGTTCAATCGAACTTCCTAATTGATATGATTATTCGTCAGAAGTGGGAATTCCAGAAAGGAATGATCCTTATTTTGAGCATACTGGCTTTAGCATTGTCAGCTTTTAAAGCCGCTGTTGTCTTTGAAAAGCGGAAACGTGAGTTGTTTGCTTCCGGTGAAGACAAAAGGGGGGAAGACAAGAAAGGCAAAGATAAAAAAGGTAAGGGAAAGTAA
- a CDS encoding YcaO-like family protein, with translation MIKLKSCLKVYTTDQDKAVSPEETVSRVKKLLEKNCDGVLGCTRKIDTGRLGIPVFISECGPAARDIMPTRKQMGKGASVAQAEASALMELVERFSFFSFWSNSENFTLATYSEAEELWPGKVISIEKILQSVDEEMEPAKARVILDLVRWHFHPALNVLTGETEYVPLDWFKILNEFNGSSAGNTPEESVLQGGSELVERHVCAVIDRDRGEVPCIDPASCGDAVLAKLCKCFEDNGIKYIINDFSLGMPLPTVAVTAWDPSTFPGMSEIVFTAGTSSCPSKAAIRAFTEVAQLAGDFETGRVYEASGLPKFTDLEQAEWLARGCRVALDSLPSVKHADIYEELMQFAAGLNERGYTLYTVDTTHPDLGVSANYNFVPGFHFRERTPYASLGLFVGRILSEKVAIDLAGAGLDVISDIYEDDYFIPFFEGMLALRGGDTSRAADMFMLATEVQPANEEKALSAFYTAYAMSLEERWSEVLPYLDRAVELDSEAKEYFNLRGVAYFKAGEYSLAAEDFKSALAIDSGSASDLANLGLCHKFMGDTEEAIEYLRTALELEPGLEYARTHLEQLLKVK, from the coding sequence ATGATTAAACTTAAATCTTGTCTTAAAGTTTATACAACTGATCAGGATAAAGCTGTTTCACCTGAAGAAACCGTTTCCCGCGTAAAGAAGTTGCTGGAAAAGAATTGTGACGGAGTGCTCGGATGTACTCGTAAGATCGACACCGGACGACTCGGAATTCCTGTTTTTATAAGCGAATGCGGTCCTGCTGCACGTGATATTATGCCTACACGCAAACAGATGGGAAAAGGTGCTTCCGTTGCGCAGGCAGAAGCCTCAGCATTGATGGAATTAGTTGAAAGATTCAGCTTTTTCAGTTTCTGGAGCAATTCCGAAAATTTCACTCTTGCAACATATAGTGAAGCTGAAGAGCTTTGGCCCGGAAAAGTTATTTCCATTGAAAAGATCCTTCAATCCGTTGACGAAGAAATGGAACCGGCTAAAGCCCGTGTTATTCTGGATTTAGTACGCTGGCATTTTCATCCGGCGCTTAATGTGCTGACCGGAGAGACGGAATATGTTCCTTTGGACTGGTTTAAAATATTAAATGAATTTAATGGTTCTTCGGCTGGAAATACCCCGGAAGAATCTGTTCTTCAAGGTGGTAGCGAGCTTGTTGAAAGGCATGTTTGTGCGGTTATTGATCGTGACAGGGGTGAAGTTCCATGTATCGATCCTGCCTCATGTGGTGACGCTGTTCTGGCAAAGCTTTGCAAGTGTTTTGAAGACAACGGAATCAAATATATCATAAATGACTTTTCTCTAGGAATGCCGCTACCCACGGTTGCTGTCACTGCTTGGGATCCGTCAACTTTTCCCGGAATGAGTGAGATTGTTTTCACAGCGGGAACATCCTCCTGTCCGTCAAAGGCTGCAATCAGAGCTTTTACTGAGGTCGCCCAGCTTGCCGGGGACTTTGAAACCGGGCGAGTCTATGAAGCTTCAGGACTTCCTAAGTTTACTGATCTGGAACAGGCTGAATGGCTTGCCAGAGGCTGTCGTGTTGCTTTAGACAGTCTTCCGTCCGTAAAGCATGCTGATATCTACGAAGAGCTGATGCAGTTTGCCGCAGGTCTGAATGAGCGTGGGTATACTTTGTACACAGTAGATACTACTCATCCTGACTTAGGTGTGTCTGCGAACTATAATTTTGTTCCCGGTTTCCATTTCAGGGAACGCACTCCGTATGCAAGTCTGGGGCTTTTTGTGGGCCGTATTCTGTCCGAAAAAGTCGCTATAGATCTTGCGGGTGCAGGTCTGGATGTTATTTCAGATATTTATGAAGATGATTATTTCATTCCTTTCTTTGAAGGGATGCTGGCTCTTCGCGGTGGTGATACATCAAGAGCTGCTGATATGTTCATGCTGGCGACCGAGGTTCAGCCTGCCAATGAAGAGAAGGCCCTGTCGGCGTTTTATACTGCCTATGCCATGTCTTTAGAGGAAAGATGGTCCGAGGTTCTCCCTTATCTTGATCGGGCTGTTGAGCTTGATAGTGAGGCTAAAGAGTACTTCAATCTTCGTGGAGTTGCATATTTCAAAGCCGGAGAATATTCACTTGCAGCTGAAGATTTTAAATCAGCTTTGGCTATAGATAGCGGTTCGGCTTCTGATCTAGCCAATTTGGGGTTATGTCATAAGTTTATGGGGGATACCGAAGAAGCTATTGAATATTTAAGAACAGCTCTTGAGCTTGAACCTGGGCTTGAGTATGCGAGAACACATCTTGAGCAACTGCTTAAAGTTAAATAG
- a CDS encoding TusE/DsrC/DsvC family sulfur relay protein, whose protein sequence is MANVEFMGQSFEVDEDGFLLKFEEWSPDWVDYCKEGEGIKELNEEHQKVLDFLQDYYKKNGIAPMVRILSKVTGYKLKHIYELFPSGPGKGACKMAGLPKPTGCV, encoded by the coding sequence ATGGCAAACGTAGAATTCATGGGTCAGTCCTTCGAAGTTGATGAAGACGGTTTCCTCCTCAAGTTTGAAGAATGGAGCCCTGATTGGGTTGACTATTGTAAAGAAGGCGAAGGCATCAAAGAACTGAATGAAGAACACCAGAAAGTTCTCGACTTCTTGCAGGATTACTACAAGAAGAACGGAATCGCTCCTATGGTTCGCATTCTCTCCAAAGTTACTGGTTACAAGCTGAAACACATCTATGAATTGTTCCCTTCCGGTCCAGGTAAAGGAGCATGTAAGATGGCTGGTCTGCCTAAACCTACTGGTTGCGTATAG
- a CDS encoding glycosyltransferase family 4 protein — protein MRIFQVINVRWFNATSWYALYLSKLLQDAGHDVLVITVPDTETEEKALEMGLNVETIDLNSTHPIKLVKACARVLSLVRKHKPDIVNCHRGEAFFWWGFLRKAGLGFKLVRTRGDQRLPRNDILNRYLHSNIADAVVVTNKRMAEHFLKKMELAENRLWLIHGGVDTDKFKFNQQGRNEIRKKYGFTDDQIVVGLLGRFDRVKGQHELIKAIAKVRQNSENDNIKLFLMGFPTATSRHEIDSWLNENNIADITEISGKCENISACISAIDIGVIASLWSETIARAALEIMACQRPLISTSVGVMPDLLPEEALVEPQNVSAMALKLKEVISRPEMKKELLETHAKTMSQLSGSDFLKRTLTLYQGTLTKNS, from the coding sequence ATGCGAATTTTTCAAGTCATAAACGTTCGATGGTTCAACGCAACCTCATGGTACGCCCTATACCTCAGTAAACTACTGCAGGACGCCGGGCACGATGTTCTTGTCATCACCGTTCCTGATACAGAAACGGAAGAGAAAGCTCTCGAAATGGGACTTAATGTTGAAACAATTGATTTGAATTCAACGCACCCTATAAAACTTGTCAAAGCATGCGCAAGAGTTCTTTCTCTCGTTCGCAAGCATAAACCTGATATCGTAAACTGCCACAGAGGAGAAGCTTTCTTCTGGTGGGGATTTCTCAGGAAAGCAGGTCTTGGCTTTAAACTCGTAAGAACCCGCGGAGACCAGCGTCTTCCACGAAACGATATACTTAACCGCTATCTGCATTCAAATATTGCCGACGCTGTTGTCGTAACAAACAAACGCATGGCTGAACATTTTCTAAAAAAAATGGAATTAGCCGAAAATAGACTCTGGCTCATACACGGCGGGGTCGATACTGATAAATTTAAGTTCAATCAACAAGGAAGAAATGAAATCCGCAAAAAGTACGGATTCACCGACGATCAAATTGTTGTCGGCCTTCTTGGCAGATTCGACAGAGTAAAAGGTCAGCATGAGCTCATAAAAGCGATTGCAAAAGTTCGCCAAAACTCTGAGAACGACAATATAAAATTATTTCTGATGGGCTTTCCGACGGCCACGAGCAGACACGAAATAGACTCATGGTTAAATGAAAATAACATTGCCGACATTACTGAAATAAGCGGTAAGTGTGAGAACATTTCAGCATGTATTTCAGCGATTGATATTGGTGTGATTGCTTCACTCTGGTCCGAAACCATCGCAAGGGCAGCTCTTGAAATTATGGCTTGCCAACGCCCGCTAATATCTACCTCAGTCGGAGTAATGCCGGACCTGCTTCCCGAAGAAGCACTGGTTGAACCACAAAATGTTTCCGCCATGGCGCTTAAACTGAAAGAAGTGATCAGCAGACCTGAAATGAAAAAAGAATTACTTGAAACTCACGCTAAAACAATGTCGCAGCTTTCAGGATCTGACTTTTTAAAGCGCACTCTGACTCTTTATCAGGGAACACTTACAAAGAACTCTTAG